A genomic window from Tenebrio molitor chromosome X, icTenMoli1.1, whole genome shotgun sequence includes:
- the LOC138140442 gene encoding ubiquitin carboxyl-terminal hydrolase 8-like — protein sequence MGTYEKLHLANNLDALDLLAKQDFSVINVNNYKFKQICNALSKLYKETQLNILNQEKTYILLARYLTFYNHLLNTQTDKNFVKIRFGSEYEKVLIQYEETKRSLQERYALKFRTVPDKPVQEEKDNVVEVSPRVFQDEFITCQQLFSALERKCNILLVDARPDYDFKESRINHINCINVPDQSITSGLSAHALGKKLATSTQKIWETRDTFDVIVLYDWNTSSDNFALTKLNKLRSALVDWDLNRNYSEPPVILNGGYLEMLQTYPTKCVNPHVYLYQKNTELDELLELDNIKYPTESDNKTHVMGIPEEKKVDELGVNDENEVTKTKESLIKENKEITINRQGIISQLLQEEKEWKKINELCNQENNITNLANLKTKESEISVEINRLRDILDDLNKKKDDVKKKLELDFQCDPQDDLKSEDLKEITKIEEDDSEKLRILGIIDEERSKELKKARALKPKKEERESKGNNNEVRDSERPVINRATKPAVMPFAQRLRIEPLEYMTSGLVGLRNIRNTCYISTVMQCIRNIPALKRLFCRGTYSSYNIRNPAAIIHETAGLIRQLWSKSVKSIDPQEFYNKVGQLEATYKLGNHEDCMEFFLFLLNHLCEDCCYDINLPPIMTPKQKAWYNQFEGKNSVFIDWFYHQIRIKQNCNQCDQKTFKFEIESTFMLSVPEHDFSLDDLMDEYMADYIIPEYCCSKCKRPVNNQKEICYEPKIMVIVLKRYRQAVVNGVLTLKKVESRAHFQVKKFRLGNCLYQLNAIAVHSGDMNYGHYTAVALTSKGWYEFNDETVRPISINDESLKVKACAFFYSMCDD from the exons ATGGGGACCTATGAAAAACTACATCTCGCTAATAATTTAGATGCTTTGGATCTTCTTGCCAAACAAGATTTTAGCGTAATCAACGTTAACAATTATAAATTCAAGCA GATATGTAATGCCCTTAGTAAATTGTATAAAGAAACTCAACTGAACATACTGAATCAAGAAAAAACTTATATTTTACTTGCCAGATATCTAACTTTCTATAATCATCTTTTAAATACTCAAACTGACAagaattttgttaaaataagaTTTGGTTCTGAGTATGAGAAAGTTTTGATTCAATATGAAGAGACTAAAAGAAGTCTGCAAGAAAGATATGCCTTAAAATTTAGAACTGTTCCTGATAAGCCTGTACAAGAAGAAAAGGATAATGTAGTAGAAGTATCGCCAAGGGTATTTCAgg ATGAGTTTATAACTTGTCAGCAATTATTCAGTGCCTTagaaagaaaatgtaatataTTATTAGTAGACGCCCGTCCAGATTATGACTTTAAAGAATCAAGAATTAATCACATCAATTGTATTAATGTTCCAGATCAGTCGATTACTTCAGG ACTTTCGGCACACGCCTTAGGAAAGAAATTAGCCACATCTACTCAGAAAATTTGGGAAACGAGGGACACTTTTGACGTGATTGTTCTGTATGATTGGAACACATCTTCTGATAATTTTGCGTTAACAAAGTTAAATAAATTGCGTTCAGCCCTAGTCGAC TGGGATTTAAATCGAAATTACAGTGAACCACCCGTGATTTTAAACGGTGGCTATTTAGAGATGCTCCAAACGTATCCCACCAAGTGCGTAAATCCCCACGTTTATTTGTATCAGAAAAACACTGAATTAGATGAGTTGTTAGAATTGGACAATATCAAATATCCAACTGAGTCTGACAATAAAACGCACGTGATGGGAATCCCCGAAGAAAAGAAAGTTGACGAATTGGGTGTCAATGATGAGAACGAAGTGACGAAGACGAAAGAATCGCTCATAAAGGAAAACAAAGAGATCACGATCAACCGACAAGGCATCATTTCACAATTACTTCAAGAAGAAAAGGAGTGGAAAAAGATCAATGAATTGTGTAACCAAGAAAACAACATCACCAACCTCGccaatttgaaaacaaaagaGTCAGAAATTTCCGTCGAAATTAATCGGCTCAGAGATATCCTCGATGATCTCAATAAGAAGAAAGACGACGTTAAGAAAAAACTGGAGTTGGATTTCCAGTGTGACCCCCAAGATGATTTAAAATCCGAAGATTTGAAAGAAATCACCAAGATCGAAGAGGATGATTCAGAGAAATTGAGAATTCTTGGCATCATAGACGAGGAAAGGTCTAAAGAACTGAAAAAGGCTAGAGCGCTGAAACCGAAGAAAGAAGAACGCGAGTCTAAAGGTAACAACAATGAAGTCAGAGATTCAGAAAGACCTGTAATAAATAGGGCTACCAAACCCGCTGTTATGCCCTTCGCCCAGCGTCTTCGCATCGAGCCGTTGGAATATATG ACATCGGGTTTGGTTGGTTTGCGAAATATCCGTAACACCTGTTACATAAGCACCGTTATGCAATGTATAAGAAACATCCCAGCATTGAAACGTCTCTTCTGCAGAGGCACTTACTCCAGTTATAACATCAGAAATCCAGCGGCCATTATTCACGAGACGGCAGGATTAATTCGTCAACTTTGGTCAAAATCGGTGAAATCTATAGATCCGCAAGAATTCTACAACAAAGTGGGCCAGTTGGAAGCCACTTATAAATTAGGAAATCACGAGGATTGCATGGagttctttttgtttttattgaatCATCTGTGCGAAGATTGTTGCTATGATATCAATTTGCCTCCTATAATGACACCAAAACAAAAAGCATGGTACAACCAATTCGAAGGAAAAAATTCCGTCTTCATCGACTGGTTTTACCACCAAATCAGGATCAAGCAAAACTGTAACCAGTGTGATCAAAAAacgttcaaatttgaaattgaaagCACGTTCATGCTGTCCGTACCAGAGCACGATTTCAGCCTGGACGACCTGATGGACGAGTACATGGCTGATTATATTATACCTGAATATTGCTGTTCCAAATGTAAAAGACCTGTGAATAATCAAAAAGAGATTTGTTACGAACCGAAAATTATGGTGATAGTTCTCAAAAG GTACAGACAGGCTGTTGTGAACGGAGTCCTCACGTTGAAGAAAGTGGAATCGAGGGCCCACTTCCAAGTAAAAAAGTTCCGATTAGGGAACTGTCTTTATCAGCTTAACGCAATCGCGGTACATTCGGGTGATATGAATTACGGTCATTACACGGCTGTGGCGCTGACTTCAAAAGG TTGGTACGAATTTAACGACGAAACGGTCAGACCAATCAGTATCAACGATGAATCACTTAAAGTAAAGGCTTGTGCTTTTTTCTATTCGATGTGTGATGATTAA
- the LOC138140007 gene encoding uncharacterized protein → MFHSIQLNFNVIWLVLLGIYSRGDIIMAHQCYVCGSNANISCDKFDPTNKSFIKDCPSAKACSIQTHGNEVERSCEDRKLRDCQTANNIQYCYCYENLCNGKTISFTDDEDLTEEGSGTTVITNTIKNEQKSNITNQSSHIQLHFYSTYITILAIHTVQLRQH, encoded by the exons atgtttcattcaattcaattaaattttaatgtgatTTGGCTAGTGCTTCTAGGAATTTACAGCAGGG ggGACATAATCATGGCACACCAATGTTATGTCTGTGGATCAAATGCCAACATCAGCTGTGATAAGTTTGATCccacaaataaatcatttataaAAGATTGTCCTTCAGCTAAAGCCTGCAGCATCCAGACACATG GAAATGAAGTTGAAAGGTCATGTGAAGACAGAAAGCTCCGTGACTGTCAAACTGCAAATAACATCCAGTATTGCTACTGCTATGAGAATTTGTGTAATGGAAAAACAATCAGTTTCACTGATGATGAGGACTTGACAGAAGAGGGAAGTGGTACAACTGTGATAACTAACAccattaaaaatgaacaaaaatctAACATTACCAACCAATCCAGTCACATTCAACTCCATTTCTACAGTACATACATCACAATTTTAGCAATACATACTGTGCAGTTAAGACAGCACTAA